A window of Geothrix edaphica genomic DNA:
TTCTGGAGCTGTGTGGGCGCCGTGGCCTCGGGGGGGCTCACCTGCGCGGTGGAAAGCCTGGTCAACAGCATCAGGACCCTCATCCAGAACGTGTCGCGGCTGGCTTCGACTCTGGGCCAGCAGGCCGCCGATGTGGTGAACCTCGCCAAGTCGGAATTGAACGGCGCCGCCGGGGACCTGCGGGGCCTGGCCGGCCAGGCCGAGGGGGACTTCAATGCTGCCGCCCAGCTGGCCCAGTCCGTTGTGAACGAGGCGAGCCGCCCCCAAGTGATGGTTCCCCACGTGGCGCCCGGTGTCGCGGCGGCCGCCGGCACCGCCGGAGCGCGAGCGGGCACCGTCGGCGTGCAGCCCCCGGGCGTCCGTCCGGGTGCCACCACCGCCACCGCGAAACCCTCGACGGTGGGCGCGGTTGGTGCGGGCACGGGAGTCCGGGTGGATCAGCTGCCGGCCGATCCCCACGAGGTGACGGAGGCCCTGCGGAGGGCCAAGGATGCCATCGACGCCCTCCGCCCCGATGTGACGCAGCCCATCAACCAGGTCCGCCAGTTCGCCACCCAGGCCGAGCAGCAGGCCGCCTCCGCGGCTTCCTCCGCCGCGAACATCGCCCAGACGGCCCTGCTGGCGCCGCTCCAGACCTTGGGCAACATGCTCACGGACCTGGTCAACCACCCGGAGCACATCTTCGATCCCAGCCGGATCGTGGACGACGCCATCACCCAGATCACGAACCAGGCCATCACCACCATGACCCAGGTGCATGACGCGGTGATGCAGCAGGCCAAGGCGACCCTGGACCAGGCCCAGCGGCCCATCCAGGACGCCCTGGACCGCGCCGCGGTGGCGAAGAAGATCGCCGACGCCATGCAGAAGGTCCAGCGCGCGAAGACGAAGTCGTCCTGCGACGCCCTCAACGCCCTGATCCCGCGCCAGCGCCTGGAGGTCCGCGCCTTTGTCACCCACGTGGCCGGCGCCGCGCCCGCCCCGGGGGTCATGGCCCTGAACCTGAACCAGAACAGGACCCTGGCCCTGGCGCCCTTCAACCGGACGGTGGCCTCGCGGCTCACCGCCAAGACTGCCGGCACCCAGATGGCCGCCAAGCTGAAGGGTCCCTGGCAGGACTTCAAGCGCCTCCAGGCCGCCCCCCCCAAGGTGGACCCCGCGGCGAAGCCCAGGGTGGACGCCGAGATCTCCCGCCGCTTCGCCGGGAAGTCGCCCGCGGAGGCCGAGGGCGAGAAGCGCGCCATGCTGAACGAGGCCCGCACGCGGTTCGCCAAGGATCCGGCCCTGCTCCGGAAGGTCGAGGCCATGCTCGACAACGACCCGGTGATCCGGGGCCGCCTGGGCGGCCCCCGCGGCGCGGCGATGCGTGAGCAGTAGGGCCATGCCCGGGGGTTCCCCCTTGTCTGGGAGGCAGGTGTGATCGATCGGTCTCTGCGGACCTTCGTCCTGGCCACCGCCACCGCCGCCACGGCGGTGGCGGCCGGGGACGGCTTCGAGCTGAAGCCGCCCGCCGCCCCCGGCGCGCCACTCCAGGGCACCGCCACAGCGCCGGCGGGAACGGAATGGGTGGTGGTCTTCTACCGGGTGGCGGGGGAGGAGGAGTTCTCCAGCTTCAACCTGGATGTGGGGCCGGACGGGACTTCCTATGCGGGCCAGCTGCAGGGCGCCTTCCCCTCGGGGGCGAAGCTCGAGTACTACGCGGCCCTGCGCACCCCCGCCGGCATCAAGTACCTGCCCCGGGAAGCCCCGGCGGCCTTCGCCAGCCTGCAGCTGCCCGGCACCCCCGTGGCCCCGGCGGGCGGGGCTGCGGCCCAGGCTCAGGCCGAGCCGGTGCCTGGGCCGGGCTCCGGTCCCGGCCCGGGGAACCCGCCCCCGGCCCACGGCCCGATCTACGTGGACGGCGCCTTCGAGCGCGTGGCGCACCACCAGAACCCGGTTCCGGGGGAGCAGCGGAATGTGGCCTCGGGCCAGATCCGGTTCGCCTACCAGAAGGACGAGGATGGCCGCCAGGTGCTGCTGAACGCCCGGGTGGTCTACACCAACCAGCCCTTCGGGAACCAGACGCGCTGGAGCCTCGGCGACCTCCAGGCGGCCTACGCCGCCGGAGGCCACAAGGTCCAGGTGGGCGACATGGTGGTCCAGGAATCCGAGCTGACCCTGGGCGGGGCGGGGCGCCGGGGCCTCGATTACACCTACGCGGGGCAGCCGCTGGGGGCCCATCTCTTCGCCCTCAACACCCAGGCCCATGCCGGCACGGAGGGGCTGGCCTGGCCCGTGAAGGGCAGCGAGGTCTACGGCGGGTCCCTGGGCTACGGATGGCTCAACGGCAACCTTCGGGCCAAGGTGGTCTTCCTCTCGGGGAAGGACGATCCCGCCACCGCCACGAACCTGGTGTCCGCCTACGCGCCCACAGTGCGGGACGGGTCCACCGGCTCCCTGGTCCTGGACGGGCGCTTCTTCGACAGCCGGCTGGCCGTATCCGGGGAGTACGCGCGCAGCCTCTTCACCAAGGACCTGCTGAACGAGGCGCCCCACCTCGCCGACCAGGCCTGGCGCCTCAGCGGCTTCTGGGCCGATGGGCCCTTCAGCGCCCAGCTCGGCTACCGGGACGTGGGCCGGGACTTCGGGACCGTGGGCGTGGCGTTCTTCGTGGGGGACCGCCGCACCCTGAACGGCAGCCTCGGGTTCAACCGCGCCACCTGGAGCCTCAGCGCCACGGCCATCGACGAGCGCACCAACCCCACCGGACAGCCCGGCCTGGACCAGGCCTGGAGCCAATCCCAGAGCCTGGATGCGAGGGTGGGGCTCACCCAGGCGCTGTTCTGGCGGGTGGGGCTCCGGCAGGCCCGCCAGGAGGCCGAGCTGATCTCCAATCCGCTCATCCCCTTCAGCAACAGCACCCGCTCCGGGCTGACCACCGGCTTCGACCTGATGCTGCCGCCCGCCTCCAGCCTGGCGTTCAACGCCCAGTTCGACCGCCTCCGCGCGGAAGGCGCCAGCGACACCCGGGGGACCAGCACCACCTTCTCCCTCGGCGGCAGCCTGGCCGTGGGACAGCGCGTGCGGGTGTCCCCGAACCTGAGCTGGTCCCGGACCCTCAACGATCCCGGGGACCAGAAGACCACCATGGAGAACGCCTTCCTCAACGCGGACTTCGCGCTCGTCCCCGGCATCCTGGGCTTCCTCCTGAACGGGGGCATGTCCCGGACCGTGCTCGTCACCGGCGAGGTGATGGAGAACTCTGTGGCGGAGGGCACCCTGCGGTTCTTCCTGGACACCTTCCTCAAGGGCCGCGGCCGGGCCAGCCTGGGCCTCAAGGGCCGCTACACCCACGCGCCGGCCCTGGCGGCCCTGGCCCGGGGCGGGGCGACGGGGACGCCGACCCCCGCCACCACGGCTGCGGCCATGGCCAACGACAACCAGGTGTCGATCCTCCTGAACATCTCGTACTGAGGAGCAGCCCCATGCGAAACCTCCTCATCACCCTCGCGCTCCTCGGCACCCTGGCCCTGGGGGCCCAGGGCACCGGCACCCTCTCCGTGACCCCCGGCATCCCGGTCACGGGGGTTCCCACCACGTTCCTGCTGTCCGCCAGTCCGGCGCCGGTCGGCGCCGTGGTCTGGGACTTCGGGGATGGCACCTCCCTCAGCGGCGGATCCGTGGCGACCCATGTCTACGCGCGGTCCGGGCCCTACCTGGTGCAGGCGGTCTATCCGGTGGTGGTCGGGCAGGTGTTCCAGACCGCCCAGCTGCCGCTACGGGTGGCGGACCGCTTCGGGCCCGCGGCCCCGTTCAGCATCTCCATGCTGCGCCTCCGCTGGGAGGATGGCCGCGTGGACACCACCGTGGAGCAGGGCTTCAGCCCCCTGGCCGCCTTCGCGGACGTGAAGTTCGAAGGCACGGGGCTGCTCCAGGCCCAGTGGGTGGTGGATGACATCCCGCTGGGCACGTTCACGGCGTCCCTGGCCTTCGCCGGCGCGGTCACCCTGGACTCGAGCCGCATGATCCCCCTGCCCACCACGGCCTACGGCGAGCACCTGGTCACCCTCAGGATCCTCTCGCCGGTGGTGCCCTTCGAGTCGCCCCGGATCCGCTACTTCGTGAAGCTGGGCGGCGAGGAGGCCCCCCAGGTGGATGAGGTGGCCCCCTCGGCGGTGCGCCCCGGCGAGGAGACGGAGCTCCGCATCCGCGGCCGCCGTCTGGCCCCGGGCATGGCCGTCTCCTTCGGCAAGGACATCGCCCTGGTAGCGCCGCTTCGGTTCCCGGAGCCCGGCTGGGCCATCGCCCGGGTCTTCGTGGCTCCCACGGCCCACCCGGGTTTCCGCGAGGCCCAGGCCTTCAGCAAGGCCGGGCGGAGTCGCGGCCCGGCGCGGCTGGAGGTGCTGCCCCGGCCCCGGCAGACAGCTTCGGCTGGACCGGTGCCGCCCGCGCCCCTCCTGGCCTTCCTCTGGTCCGAGGGAGATGGCGTGGCGAAGCCCAGCCTGCTCCGGGCGCTGACGGCGGCCTTCTTCCCTCCGGAGGAAGGGTATTCCGCCGGAGAGGCCCCAAACCTCTTCCAGCGGCCTTCCGGAGAAGAATGATCCCCGGGGACCCGGGCTCAGGTACGCCGCCGCCGGAAGAAGGCCTGCAGCTGCTCCCGGCATTCCGGCTCCAGCAGGCCCCCCTCGAAGGCGAAGCGGTGGTTCAGGGCCGCGCCGTCCAGGGTGTCCAGCCAGCGGCTGACGCCCACCTTGGGGTCCGAGGCGCCAAACACCACGCGCCCGACCCGGGCGTGGATCAGCGCGCCGAAGCACATGAGGCAGGGCTCCAGCGTCACGTAGAGCGTGGCGCCCGTGAGCCGGTAGTTCTTGGCCCAGGCCCCGGCGCTGCGCAGCGCCTGGATCTCCGCATGGGCCGTGGGGTCGTTCAGCTTCACGGGGTGGTTGTGGCCGCGGCCCAGGAGGGCACCTTCTGACACCAGCACGGCGCCCACGGGCACCTCGTCCAGGCGGTCCGCCTTCTCGGCCTCCTCGAGGGCGAGCTTCATGAAGTAGATGTCGTCACCGCTCCACATGGCCCAACCAGTGTGGCTGATTTCTCGGCCGCTCCCATGGCCAGGTGATTCCCTCCTCGCCGGGGGCCCGACGATGGAGGCGACATCGAGTCGCCTCCATCGTCACCCGGCGGTCGGGACGTCACCGCTCCACATGCTTCCAGTGTGGCCGAACGGTGATCCGTACATCGGGAACAAAGGAGCAGTATGGCCGAAAAGCCCTTGAACAAAAAGGCTGATCCTCGGTTTTGAGGGTCGCTACACTCACTTTGGTCCTTCGGACCGATGTCATTCTCACGACCCCGCGGCGGCCCGGCCCCCGCGGGGTTTTTGCAGAGCCGCCGAGCGGGGGACGCACATGCAAGCGCACCTGATCCTGAAGGACGGGACCATTTTCCGGGGGCGCGCGCCGTTGGGCTTCGGCGGGGGCGGCGAGGCGGTGTTCACCACGGCCATGGCCGGCTACCAGGAGATCCTCACGGATCCCAGCTTCGCGGGCCAGATGGTCTGCATGACCTTCCCCGAGCAGGGCATCTACGGCATCCACGCCGACCTGAACGAGGGCACGCGGCCCTGGGCCACGGGCCTGCTCTGCCGCCGCCTCACCTTCGCGCCGGACCACACCCGCTCCGAGGGCGACCTGGCGGGCTGGCTCAAGCGCCACCACATCCCCGTGATGACCGACCTCGACACGCGCGCGCTCACCCAGCACCTGCGCGATCAGGGCTCCCAGCCCTCGCTCATCTGGACTGAGTTGGACGGCAGCCTGGATGCGGGCGTGGCCAAGGCCAGGGCCCTGTCGGACATGACCGGCCAGGCCCTCTGCGCCGAGGTGAGCTGCAAGGACCGCTACGAGCTGAACCCCGGCGGCGCCTTCCGCGTGGCGGTGCTGGATGGCGGCATCAAGCTCGGCATCCTGAGGCAGCTGGAGGCCGTGGGCCTGCACCTGGAGGTCTTTCCCTGGGACGCCCCGGCCGCGGAGCTGGCCGCCAAGCGCTTCCACGGGCTCTTCCTCAGCAATGGCCCCGGCGATCCCGCCGCGCTGCCCGGCATGCAGAAGGAGGTCGAGGCCTGCATCGGCAAGCTGCCCATCTTCGGCATCTGCCTGGGCCACCAGCTGCTGGGCCAGGCCTTCGGCGGCCGCACCTTCAAGCTCAAGTTCGGCCACCGCGGCGCCAACCAGCCCGTGCACGACCTCATGACCGGCCGCATCGAGATCACGGCCCAGAACCACGGCTTCGCGGTGGATGAGGCCAGCCTGCCGAAGGAGATCGAGGTCACCCACAAGCACCTCAGCGACGGCACCGTCGAGGGCCTGCGGCACACCAAGCTGCCGATCTTCTCGCTCCAGCATCACCCGGAGGCCTCGCCCGGACCCCACGACGCCCACCCGGCCTTCCAGCGCTTCGTCGCTATGCTCCAGGAGGTCCACCATGCCTAAGCGGACGGATCTGAAGAGTGTGCTGGTGCTGGGTTCCGGCCCCATCCAGATCGGCCAGGCCTGCGAGTTCGACTACTCGGGGACGCAGGCGCTGAAGGCCCTGAGGGAGGAGGGCATCCGCACCATCCTGCTGAACTCCAACCCGGCCTCGATCATGACGGACCCGGGCCGGGCCGACGCCACCTACATCGAGCCCCTCACCCTGGCGGTGCTGGAGAAGGTCATCGAGGCCGAGCGGCCCGACGCCATCCTGCCCACCGTGGGCGGCCAGACGGCCCTCAACCTCGCCATGGAGGCCCACGAGAGCGGGCTGCTGGAGCGCACGGGGGTCATGCTCATCGGCGCCCAGCCCGAGGCCATCAACCGCGGCGAGGACCGCCAGCTCTTCAAGGCCCTCATGGACGACCTGGGCCTGGAGACCTGCCGCGGCGGCTTCGCCCACAACATGGGCGAGGCCCGCGACCTGCTCAAGCTCACGGGCTTCCCCGCCATCATCCGCCCCAGCTTCACCCTGGGCGGCAGCGGCGGCGGCATCGCCTACAACGTGGAGGAGTTCGAGACCATCGTGGCCCGGGGCCTGGACCTGAGCCCCACCAAGCAGGTGCTCATCGAGGAGAGCATCCTGGGCTGGAAGGAGTTCGAGCTGGAGGTGGTGCGGGATCTCGACGACAACGTCGAGGTGATCTGCTCCATCGAGAACCTGGACCCCATGGGCATCCACACGGGCGACAGCATCACGGTGGCGCCCGCGCTCACGCTCACGGACCCCGAGTACCAGCGCATGCGCGACGCGGCCCTGGCCGTCATCCGCGCAGTGGGCGTGGAGACCGGCGGCTCGAACATCCAGTTCGCGCTGGACCCCGAGACCAGCCGCATCATCGTCATCGAGATGAACCCCCGCGTGAGCCGCAGCTCCGCGCTGGCCTCGAAGGCCACGGGCTTCCCCATCGCCTGGGTGGCCACGAAGCTGGCCCTCGGCTACCGGCTCTGGGAGCTGCCCAATGCCATCACCCGCATGACCAAGGCGGCCTTCGAGCCGGTGCTGGACTACGTGGTGGTGAAGATCCCGCGCTTCACCTTCGAGAAGTTCCCCCAGGCCGAGAAGGTGCTGGGCACGCAGATGAAGAGCGTGGGCGAGGTCATGAGCCTGGGTCGCAGCTTCCAGGAGGCCCTGCAGAAGGCCGTGCGCTCGCTGGAGGAAGGCCACAAGGGCATCTCCGGCGCCCTGGAAGGGAAGCTGGACCTGGGCCGCCTCAAGGAGCACCTGCTCATCCCCGGGCCCCAGCGCATCTTCTGGGTCTACCACGCGCTCAAGGCCGGCCACAGCGTGGAGGAGCTGCACCGCCTCACGAATATCACGCCCTGGTTCCTGCGCGAGATCGAGGAGATCGTGGTGCTGGAGGGCCGCCTCCGCAGCTTCCCTGTGGATCGCCTGCCCGAGGAGCTGCTGGAGAAGGCCAAGCGCGCCGGTTTCGCGGACGATCAGATCGCCGTGTTCTGCTCGGGCACCGAGGCCGAGGTCGCCGCCCGCCGCGAGGCCCTGGGCCTGCGTCCGGCCTACAAGCGGGTGGACACCTGCGCCGGCGAGTTCCAGGCCGAGACACCCTACCTCTACGGCACCTGGGAAGATCACAGCGAGGCCGAGCCCACGGACCGCCCCAAGGCCATCGTGCTGGGGAGCGGGCCCAACCGCATCGGCCAGGGCGTGGAGTTCGACTGCTGCTGCGTGCAGGCGGTGGAGGCCATCCGGGCCAGCGGGGTGGAGGCCATCCTCATCAACTGCAACCCCGAGACCGTCAGCACGGACTTCGACACCAGCGACCGCCTCTACTTCGAACCCCTCACCTACGAGCATGTGAAGGCCGTGGTGGACCGCGAGGCCGCCGGCGGCAAGCTCCTGGGCGTCTTCGCCCAGTTCGGCGGGCAGACGCCGCTCAAGCTGGCCGGCCCCCTGCATGCCGCGGGCGTGAAGCTCCTGGGCACGCCGCTCAACGCCATCCTCGACGCCGAGGACCGCGAGCGGTTCGGCCAGGCCCTCAGGCGCCTGGACATCCCGGCCCCGGCCTGGGGCATGGCCACCAGCTACGAACAGGCCAGGGACATCGCCCAGCGCCTGGCCTACCCCGTGATGGTGCGTCCCAGCTTCGTGCTGGGCGGCCGCGCCATGGCCGTGGTCTTCGATGATGCGGGCCTCGAGAAGTACATGCGGGAAGCCGTGGCCGTGAGCAACGACCAGCCCATCCTGCTGGACCGCTTCCTGGACGGCGCGCAGGAGCTGGACATCGACGTGGTGTGTGACGGCGAGCAGGTGGTCATCGCCGGCCTCCTGGCCCACATCGAGGAGGCGGGCATCCACAGCGGCGACAGCTACGCCGTGATCCCCGCCCTGGGCGTGCCCGAGGACATCCTGGAGACCGTGAAGGGCTACGCCCGGAAGCTGGCCCTGGATCTGGGCGTGCGTGGCCTCATGAACCTGCAGTTCGCCGTGAAGGACGGCATCGCCTACTGCCTGGAGGCCAACCCCCGGGCCAGCCGCACGGTGCCCTTCGTGAGCAAGGCCACGGGCATGGACTGGGCCGGCGTCGCCGCCCGCATCGGCCTGGGCCAGAGCCTGAAGCAGCAGGGCGTCACCGATGGTGTGCCCCGCGCCGTGTCGGTCAAGGGCGTGGTCTTCCCCTTCGCCAAGTTCCCGGGCGTGGATCCGGTGCTGGGCCCCGAGATGAAGAGCACGGGCGAGGTCATGGGCATCGGCGACGGCTTCGGCGAGGCCTACGCCAAGGCCCTGCTGGCGGCGGGCATCCCGTTGCCGCTGTCGGGCACGGTGTTCCTCACGGTCAACGACCGGGACAAGGCGCGCCTGCCGGAGCTGGCCCACAAGCTGGTGGCCCTGGGCTTCGGCCTCTGTGCCACCGAGGGAACGGCCCGCACGCTGGAGTCCGTGGGCCTCAAGGTGCGCAAGATCTTCAAGGTGAACGAGGGCCGGCCCAACGCCGTGGATCTGCTGAAGAACGGCGAGGTGCAGTGGGTCATCAACACACCCCTGGGCCGCGACGCCTTCTTCGACGAGAGTGCCATCCGCCGCGAGGCCCTGCGCCTGAAGATCCCCTGCCTCACCAACCTCAGCGCCGCCCTCGCCGCCTGCGAAGCCGTCGAGACCCTGCGCGGCGAGATGAAGGTGCGGGCGATCCAGTCCTTGGGATGATTCCTGCCCTCGCCACCTGATGGGCCGGCAGAGATTCTTCCGGCTCGATCAGGTGGCGCGGTCTAGGGACGCATGTTGTAGCGGTTCAGGAAAGCTTCCACGGCTCCCGGATTGGCTTTCAGCCAGGCCTCGTAATCAGGCCGGAAGGTCTCGCGGTAGCGCAGCAAGAAGATGGCTGCGTCGAGTTGACCATCTCGCTGGAAGGTCAGGAACTGGCGAAGGATTCGATCTTTCGGCTCGGTCCCGGCTTTCTGACACGCCTCGGCATAGGTCGTCAGGCTCAGCTCCCAGAAGAAGCGCTCCTGCTGGAACCGGGTCTTGAGGTTCGGAGTGTCTTTGCCTCCACCAGAACCGGCATCCACACTGATCCTGTCGAGGATGGCGCCGGCCAGGATCATCCAGACGGATTGGGCCTGGGCGTCCGCGGGGGAATCGCTGAGGCTCACGGTCTGAGCCCCGTCCTTGTTCCATCCGACCATGACGCCGGGTCTGAAGGCGAGCCGCGTCATGGGGCGTCCCTCATCCCTGCGATACCAGGCCAGAGGCTGCCAGCTGGCGCGGTTGCCAGGGAAGACCTTGATGGCCTCGATCATGGTTGCTTCGGCTTCCTGTTTCCGCCCCAGGGCCTTCTGGGCGTCTGCGAGGTAGCGCCAGGCCCGCGGATCGGCGGGATTAAGCTGCGCTGCCTTTCGGAACCACGAGA
This region includes:
- the carA gene encoding glutamine-hydrolyzing carbamoyl-phosphate synthase small subunit, whose product is MQAHLILKDGTIFRGRAPLGFGGGGEAVFTTAMAGYQEILTDPSFAGQMVCMTFPEQGIYGIHADLNEGTRPWATGLLCRRLTFAPDHTRSEGDLAGWLKRHHIPVMTDLDTRALTQHLRDQGSQPSLIWTELDGSLDAGVAKARALSDMTGQALCAEVSCKDRYELNPGGAFRVAVLDGGIKLGILRQLEAVGLHLEVFPWDAPAAELAAKRFHGLFLSNGPGDPAALPGMQKEVEACIGKLPIFGICLGHQLLGQAFGGRTFKLKFGHRGANQPVHDLMTGRIEITAQNHGFAVDEASLPKEIEVTHKHLSDGTVEGLRHTKLPIFSLQHHPEASPGPHDAHPAFQRFVAMLQEVHHA
- a CDS encoding PKD domain-containing protein; the protein is MRNLLITLALLGTLALGAQGTGTLSVTPGIPVTGVPTTFLLSASPAPVGAVVWDFGDGTSLSGGSVATHVYARSGPYLVQAVYPVVVGQVFQTAQLPLRVADRFGPAAPFSISMLRLRWEDGRVDTTVEQGFSPLAAFADVKFEGTGLLQAQWVVDDIPLGTFTASLAFAGAVTLDSSRMIPLPTTAYGEHLVTLRILSPVVPFESPRIRYFVKLGGEEAPQVDEVAPSAVRPGEETELRIRGRRLAPGMAVSFGKDIALVAPLRFPEPGWAIARVFVAPTAHPGFREAQAFSKAGRSRGPARLEVLPRPRQTASAGPVPPAPLLAFLWSEGDGVAKPSLLRALTAAFFPPEEGYSAGEAPNLFQRPSGEE
- the tadA gene encoding tRNA adenosine(34) deaminase TadA, with the protein product MWSGDDIYFMKLALEEAEKADRLDEVPVGAVLVSEGALLGRGHNHPVKLNDPTAHAEIQALRSAGAWAKNYRLTGATLYVTLEPCLMCFGALIHARVGRVVFGASDPKVGVSRWLDTLDGAALNHRFAFEGGLLEPECREQLQAFFRRRRT
- the carB gene encoding carbamoyl-phosphate synthase large subunit, producing MPKRTDLKSVLVLGSGPIQIGQACEFDYSGTQALKALREEGIRTILLNSNPASIMTDPGRADATYIEPLTLAVLEKVIEAERPDAILPTVGGQTALNLAMEAHESGLLERTGVMLIGAQPEAINRGEDRQLFKALMDDLGLETCRGGFAHNMGEARDLLKLTGFPAIIRPSFTLGGSGGGIAYNVEEFETIVARGLDLSPTKQVLIEESILGWKEFELEVVRDLDDNVEVICSIENLDPMGIHTGDSITVAPALTLTDPEYQRMRDAALAVIRAVGVETGGSNIQFALDPETSRIIVIEMNPRVSRSSALASKATGFPIAWVATKLALGYRLWELPNAITRMTKAAFEPVLDYVVVKIPRFTFEKFPQAEKVLGTQMKSVGEVMSLGRSFQEALQKAVRSLEEGHKGISGALEGKLDLGRLKEHLLIPGPQRIFWVYHALKAGHSVEELHRLTNITPWFLREIEEIVVLEGRLRSFPVDRLPEELLEKAKRAGFADDQIAVFCSGTEAEVAARREALGLRPAYKRVDTCAGEFQAETPYLYGTWEDHSEAEPTDRPKAIVLGSGPNRIGQGVEFDCCCVQAVEAIRASGVEAILINCNPETVSTDFDTSDRLYFEPLTYEHVKAVVDREAAGGKLLGVFAQFGGQTPLKLAGPLHAAGVKLLGTPLNAILDAEDRERFGQALRRLDIPAPAWGMATSYEQARDIAQRLAYPVMVRPSFVLGGRAMAVVFDDAGLEKYMREAVAVSNDQPILLDRFLDGAQELDIDVVCDGEQVVIAGLLAHIEEAGIHSGDSYAVIPALGVPEDILETVKGYARKLALDLGVRGLMNLQFAVKDGIAYCLEANPRASRTVPFVSKATGMDWAGVAARIGLGQSLKQQGVTDGVPRAVSVKGVVFPFAKFPGVDPVLGPEMKSTGEVMGIGDGFGEAYAKALLAAGIPLPLSGTVFLTVNDRDKARLPELAHKLVALGFGLCATEGTARTLESVGLKVRKIFKVNEGRPNAVDLLKNGEVQWVINTPLGRDAFFDESAIRREALRLKIPCLTNLSAALAACEAVETLRGEMKVRAIQSLG
- a CDS encoding tetratricopeptide repeat protein; protein product: MALAPPAIPPMAPILPVQKAIDLLNAGKVGEALDQLDLAIARDPKDAQPLWIRAQVYREMAKQSKGWSAAWYQECAEESATAMLDIQELDKNAAANAMSLLQHLRDAERPAPADPSAAATQAFSAGEEAFGKEAWDEARTHYLKALKESPAFAQAALYVGDAYFAEKRMEDAISWFRKAAQLNPADPRAWRYLADAQKALGRKQEAEATMIEAIKVFPGNRASWQPLAWYRRDEGRPMTRLAFRPGVMVGWNKDGAQTVSLSDSPADAQAQSVWMILAGAILDRISVDAGSGGGKDTPNLKTRFQQERFFWELSLTTYAEACQKAGTEPKDRILRQFLTFQRDGQLDAAIFLLRYRETFRPDYEAWLKANPGAVEAFLNRYNMRP